One Aphidius gifuensis isolate YNYX2018 linkage group LG5, ASM1490517v1, whole genome shotgun sequence genomic region harbors:
- the LOC122858343 gene encoding cytohesin-1 isoform X2 translates to MESMEGGGLAPDESKPSNKAKQTSIGRKKFNMDPKKGIEYLIEHNLLAATPEDVAQFLYKGEGLNKTAIGDYLGERHDFNEKVLRAFVELHDFTDLILVQALRQFLWSFRLPGEAQKIDRMMECFAQRYCQLNTNIFTNTDTCYVLSFAIIMLNTSLHNPSVKDKPSIEHFITMNRGINNGGDLPRELLLSLFESIKTEPFKIPEDDGNDLMHTFFNPDKEGWLWKQGGRYKSWKRRWFILNDNCLYYFEYTTDKEPRGIIPLENIQVREVQDRSKPHCFEMFAAGSEFIKACKTDSEGKVVEGKHTVYRMSAATDEEKDEWIKCVRQSISHNPFYDMLATRKKKAQKTNVHSKS, encoded by the exons ATGGAGTCAATGGAAGGGGGTGGGCTCGCACCTGATGAATCGAAACCATCAAATAAAGCCAAACAGACGTCAATCggcagaaaaaaattcaatatggaTCCGAAAAAAGGTATCGAATACCTTATTGAGCACAATTTACTGGCAGCCACACCCGAAGATGTCGCTCAGTTTCTCTACAAGGGTGAAGGTCTTAATAAAACAGCCATTGGAGACTACCTTGGCGAACGGCATGACTTTAATGAAAAAGTGCTACGTGCGTTTGTAGAACTTCATGATTTTACGGACCTCATATTAGTACAGGCATTGAGACAATTTCTTTGGTCATTTAGACTGCCTGGTGAAGCCCAAAAAATTGACAGAATGATGGAGTGCTTTGCCCAACGGTATTGTCAACtgaatacaaatatatttaccaaCACCGACACTTGTTACGTTTTGAGCTTCGCTATCATCATGCTAAACACATCATTACATAATCCTAGTGTCAAGGATAAACCAAGTATTGAGCATTTTATTACAATGAATCGGGGCATTAACAACGGTGGTGATCTACCCCGAGAGCTGCTACTT AGTCTGTTTGAAAGCATAAAAACTGAACCGTTCAAGATTCCTGAGGACGATGGGAATGATTTGATGCACACATTTTTCAACCCAGACAAAGAAGGTTGGCTTTGGAAACAAG GTGGACGTTATAAAAGTTGGAAAAGACGATGGTTTATCTTGAACGATAATTGCTTATACTACTTTGAGTATACAACTGATAAAGAACCACGTGGAATCATTCCCTTGGAAAATATCCAAGTTCGAGAAGTACAAGACAGGAGTAAACCGCATTGTTTTGAAATGTTTGCGGCAGGCTCTGAGTTTATCAAAGCGTGCAAGACTGACAGCGAGGGAAAAGTCGTCGAAG GTAAACACACAGTGTATAGGATGTCTGCCGCAACGgatgaagaaaaagatgaatGGATTAAATGCGTCAG GCAAAGCATATCTCATAATCCGTTCTATGATATGCTGGCTACTCGAAAGAAGAAAGCTCAAAAAACGAATGTACACTCCAAGAGCTAG
- the LOC122858342 gene encoding monocarboxylate transporter 9: MTDSNKNLVATPEGKISHDSGIQTPLYLENDLTINNNSLSLVINKINVTEEGSNKKIDKAQEHECSIGGQAPIVGWHNGSPTIIPSSAAIKSRYNKDDGSSKSSGIGRESTLALSINRSSVESFLPEKNDSEYESWLTLPTKPVEVQNTWKDFIDSSSILDMVDYSRKDLYTKTIKKDELPSKIPDGGWGWMVVLASLVISMIADGVSFSFGLLYIEFLEEFGASKSKTAWIGSLFMAVPLLSGPVMSALVDRYGCRKMTIIGGLIAGTGFVMSSFSNSIEIMYLTFGVVAGLGLGLCYVTAVVSIAYWFDKKRTLAVGLGACGTGIGTFVYAPMTTFFISEYGWRGTCLLLAGTFYNLIVCGTIMKDPEWWIIEQNKQQNESSPRKSLARSDAGKSCSVIDTEEFPGVDELRKLLKSGKGPEYLLQSLRTSTETPNKDKMSRQGYRSVVNLPTFIRQSEKVPLEVLESLSGNSKLFNVILENYPSLLFCRSFSDKQLDESEVDPSTNKSGITMSMRIKQATRGAPRKPIESKDIQENSINTSPSVLPPRRTSQKDFAIGNPALTDDINQTKPEVEKNRNHSSHNLNDVDKEEVRTDSLPWLRRQFTTNTHYFKDIRVHRNSVMYRGAVLNLHKYRLRASSCPDIYRNSMTTLAKESKEKWYSELVELIKGMFDFSMFLELHFLLLSLSTILLFTWFIVPYFYLAEHLTRNNYDETDGAQLLSIIGITNTIGMIGLGWAGDQPWMNVSKTYTGCLIACGVATILMSVFTKYYYLLMITSAAFGLFFASNFSFTPVILVQLIPLERFTTAYGLSLLCQGIGNLLGPPLAGLLFDITQSWDLSFLMAGGWIIIAGFLMGLIPMTKNRKLVGDGPVERERISATNLSA; the protein is encoded by the exons atgactgattcaaataaaaatttagtagCTACACCCGAAGGAAAAATTTCTCATGACTCTGGTATACAAACGCCATTATACCTTGAAAATGATCTtacgataaataataactcaTTGAGTTTggtgattaataaaataaatgttactGAAGAAGgctcgaataaaaaaattgacaaagcaCAAGAGCATGAATGTTCAATCGGAGGCCAAGCTCCAATCGTTGGCTGGCATAATGGAAGCCCAACAATTATCCCAAGTTCTGCAGCTATAAAGAGTCGATACAATAAAGATGATGGTTCCAGTAAAAGTTCTGGTATTGGTCGTGAATCTACATTGGCTCTGAGCATCAATAGATCAAGTGTAGAATCTTTTTTGCccgaaaaaaatgatagtgaATATGAAAGTTGGTTAACATTACCTACAAAGCCCGTAGAGGTTCAAAATACTTGGAAAGATTTTATTGACTCTTCTAGTATACTAGATATGGTTGATTATAGTCGTAAAGATCTCTATacaaaaactataaaaaaagacGAATTACCTTCGAAAATTCCGGATGGAGGTTGGGGCTGGATGGTTGTTCTGGCATCACTGGTTATATCTATGATTGCTGATGGTGTATCTTTCAGCTTTGGACTGTTATACATAGAATTTCTTGAAGAGTTTGGTGCTTCAAAATCTAAGACTGCTTGGATAGGATCACTGTTTATGGCTGTTCCACTTCTGTCAGGTCCTGTTATGTCTGCGTTAGTGGATCGCTATGGTTGTAgaaaaatgacaattattgGAGGTCTCATTGCGGGAACAG GTTTTGTAATGAGTTCTTTTAGCAACTCTATCGAAATCATGTATTTGACTTTTGGGGTTGTAGCAGGATTAGGTTTAGGTTTATGTTACGTCACCGCAGTTGTCAGCATCGCGTATTGGTTTGATAAAAAGCGAACTTTGGCAGTAGGTCTTGGAGCATGTGGTACTGGGATCGGCACTTTTGTGTATGCTCCGATGAcgactttttttattagtgAATATGGCTGGAGAGGAACGTGTCTTCTTTTAGCAGGAACTTTTTACAACCTTATCGTTTGTGGTACAATCATGAAGGACCCAGAGTGGTGGATCATTGAACAGAATAAACAACAGAACGAGTCATCGCCCAGAAAATCTCTGGCAAGATCAGACGCGGGTAAGTCATGTTCCGTTATCGATACAGAAGAATTTCCAGGCGTTGATGAGTTACGAAAGCTCTTAAAAAGTGGCAAAGGTCCAGAATACCTGCTACAAAGTCTTCGCACTTCTACTGAGACCCCAAACAAAGATAAAATGTCCAGACAAGGATATAGAAGTGTTGTGAATTTACCAACTTTCATTCGCCAAAGTGAAAAG GTTCCTTTGGAAGTCCTTGAGTCGCTTTCAGGAAACTCAAAACTTTTTAACGTGATTCTTGAAAACTATCCAAGTCTATTGTTCTGTAGAAGTTTCTCGGATAAGCAGTTGGATGAATCAGAAGTGGATCCGTCAACAAATAAAAGTGGAATAACGATGTCAATGAG AATAAAACAAGCGACGCGGGGAGCTCCACGAAAGCCTATTGAATCGAAAGATATCcaagaaaattcaataaatacttCACCAAGTGTTCTTCCTCCTCGACGAACGTCACAAAAAGATTTTGCCATAGGAAACCCAGCTCTGACAGACGATATCAACCAAACA AAACCAGAAGTGGAGAAGAATAGAAACCACTCTTCGCACAACCTCAACGACGTTGATAAAGAAGAAGTGAGAACAGACTCTCTACCATGGCTACGAAGACAATTCACCACTAATACTCATTACTTCAAAGATATCCGTGTTCATAGAAACTCGGTCATGTATCGCGGAGCCGTACTAAATTTGCATAAATATAGATTGAGAGCTAGCAGCTGTCCTGATATTTATCGTAATAGCATGACTACGTTGGCCAAAGAGAGCAAAGAG AAATGGTACAGTGAGTTAGTTGAATTGATCAAAGGAATGTTCGATTTTTCAATGTTCCTGGAGCTTCATTTTTTGCTACTCTCCTTATCAACAATCCTGCTATTCACTTGGTTTATTGTACCATATTTTTATCTTGCTGAACACTTAACGAGGAACAATTATGACGAGACTGATGGAGCTCAACTTCTCAGTATCATTGGCATCACAAATACAATTGGaatg ATTGGCTTGGGTTGGGCCGGAGACCAACCGTGGATGAACGTTAGCAAAACTTATACAGGCTGCTTGATTGCTTGTGGAGTTGCTACAATTTTGATGTCAGTGTTTACTAAATACTATTATCTTTTGATGATAACCTCAGCAGCGTTTGGTCTCTTCTTCGCCAGTAACTTTAGTTTTACACCAGTTATACTTGTTCAACTAATACCACTAGAAAGATTCACGACTGCTTATGGTTTAAGTTTACTTTGTCAAGGAATTGGAAATCTCCTCGGACCTCCTTTAGCAGGTTTACTTTTTGACATCACTCAATCTTGggatttatcatttttaatggCTGGTGGTTGGATTATTATTGCTGGTTTTCTTATGGGTCTGATTCCTATGACCAAAAATCGTAAATTAGTAGGCGATGGTCCTGTTGAACGTGAGCGTATAAGCGCGACCAACTTGTCGGCTTAA